The DNA sequence attacctgggcagcccggctgcaaaaacaaatacacatgtgcgccttggcacttgtgctgtatgTAACAAGTCatgtgacgtgacgctgcggctgtgattggttcggctctgcgctacttaatttggattggctgttcttttttttcttttttttagaggacaagagagatgaggcctatcgcaatagttaaatttttctatcgagaaaaagttatttcgcaatacatatcgttatcgttctatcgcccagctctacttttacataaagatattatattcagtcctgtagaacattacatatttaaaaatatatgatcctctctggttactctggtatgaataactctgaattactttatggtgaataacacactatctgcaaaaaactgtgaaagaattccagatcacaagtttgtagttcgacatacaagtgacgaactttgaccttcatcaggttttatttaatcgTGTCAGAGAAACTCAAacgtgctcttcatgcagctgagtacatgaaatgtttaaaacggaagctgtgtaggtctgagatcagcagttttgtgaaacaccaaacaggtcctgttaatgctgatatatagtgacacagttacaggggtgattaatccttttgactttttgtctttaactttatcaacaaaacagctgcagctttcactgacagcacatgtggtactttaacctttgtactgttttcatcagttaattttgcagttaacatgtgaacatgttggatgatctgtctgctgacACTGgttggtgctgaggtctgagtcTGAGGGCAGGTCCTGTAATCACAACAgaatcatcacaaactgaaatataaagtttatctctcaaatctgaaataaagctgatccttctctgtcctcacacacccAGGATCTGAAgctgttacatttttttcagttctacagtttaatccatagttactgaagtaaaagctttttttttttttttttttttttggtgttattgtctttacagatgtgacaagagactgaaaacatgctgctgtttgaaGATATTTATTAATCAgttctgcacaggagctgaagcagagtgcagcctgttgcattcacagtataatacttgtaataaaagtacagtaacggtaattagtgactgagcaacctggggcgtttctcttgatttctttagtcagggtaaattcattcacctgcacgaATTAGCTAAACGatctttacaaaacaagtttccccgacagccgagtgctcatcttagctaaggacggtagttacggattagcttacaaacacgtttatttaacttaccgaaaaagtgcagcggggcctcgggttcttctgtcgggtagtccagtttactgaagaacacctcaggctgtcaggttaaaacagtcGGTCGTGGTTTTGTAAcgtaaacgctggccctcctctcagagcctacgctctatctgctattcccgaacagagatacgcaagtttctccgtgactgcagctgctaGTCAAAACTGCTATGATGACGttacaccccaatttaacatcaccgcggtagaaattagaatcaaacttataggaaaggagaccccttggacataaATCCGcgtgatgagaactattgataacaaaagaaagaatctttggaagAAATTTATCTGAGGAgaattgatttattttaatctgaccccagtcccatccgctaacatggaggaggcggggtttatgatctatactgcagccagacaccagggggcgatagagacgttttggcttcatgttttgggcgtcgtccatgttttctacaacTGGATCCGCTATCCGTGCCCGTTGCGCGCTCCCGACGGAGGGGAAACGGGGGATAACTACTAAAACTGAAATGCGCGTCAGAGAGATTATAACGGATCAATAAAAATTAGCTGATATCAGCGTGATTGATCTGCAGCAGAATGAACAGCGCAGGTAAGAACTGAAACACAGGATGGCAGACTTGAGAAACTATCACGAAACCGACCACCAAACGCCTCCGGGCCATTAAAGCCGCAAGCGCGGGGCTCCGTTTCTGATTGTCCACCTTCGTAAATGTGTTTTGATTGCAATCTGCATTCTTAGACTCTTTTGAAATTTCTTAGTCCAACGTTTGCATTTTTTCTCTATTTGCTTACAGTTGTGCAGGAGACAAAAGTActtttgtgaaagaaaaaggCTTTGGCAGAACTGAAACGCTGTTTCTTCTATAAACACATTCAGTGCAAGAAGATTAAGTCAGAATCATGTTAAACCTCAGCATTCACTAAACTCAATTCATTTGCTGCTTTgatctatttctttttttgtttgtttgcttgtttgttttgtttttttaaaggagcttcagttgttttttcttttggacaGTAAACCCCAGATGAAACTCATTAACCCATCTGAACCTTGTTTCCTGAAGAATTTCATGCAGATGTTCGCCTTTGTAGTGGCGACAGAAAGAAAGtaaagttggaaaaaaaaaaatccaaattaacATGAACTTTCTGTTTTGTACGTAGTGCAATTTGGCCAATAAGCaaccacatttttttctgttttacattttacaatgtTATACATTTCTTACAATTACAACCCCAAAGAGTCCCccgtacctttttttttaaattatgttaatGTCATCGGTGTTTGTTTTACAAGTAGAAAAACTAAGAAATACTGTGAGAATTACAagcatttttcaaaaacaaaaacaaacaaaaaaaaagattaaggcATCTCagttaaatgtgtagttaaacttaTTTTTACTGTTGGAAGGACCAGTGGTCCAGCCCACATAAGATTAAAATGGCCTGAATGTGGCCCATGATGTAAAATTAGTTTGACATTCCTACTTTAGACCAAGGCTAGCTTTACTTAACAAAGCGAGGACACATATGGACTGCTGAacactgaaagagaaaaaaaaaggtcagatTATAAGTAATTGATTTTAAAGTAAGTAATCAGCTCAGGAGAAGGAAGGGAGTGCTGTTACAGtgatgtaaataataataatacatgatACTAAATAATATTTTGAGTCAAAGTCAAAATAGATTAAGGTTGAAATGTAGAGATTAAAGTTGTTTCGAACTAACGGCTCCTATACCCTCTGCAAAAtactgtgtgtgcgtgagttATTGAAATCGTTTCTAAGAATCAGTTTTGGTAACAAGGAAAATATTTCGGTTTTAGCACATAAACACTCGCAACAAGTACAAGGGCATTGAAGAGATGGTGCACAAAACTGCATCTggtcagaaagaaaaacagcacaaacctAGAATAGTTCACCAGGTCTGTACAAAATGGAATAGCTGGTAATGGACAGATGCAAGGATATGGATGTTTACACCCTCATGCAGTAAGACATACTGAGACAGCTAATCAAGTTGTTTCACTAGTTTCAGTTTTTTgtgtctgatttttttgtcttcatctaCTGAGCCCAGTCCTTCCTCTGTAATTCCTCGGGTGTCAGGTTAACATACTCATTCTTTTTTGAGATGCTGGAACAGCTGCAagagtaatacagagaaaactccacAATCAGATGACCTCCCAGGAGCATGCACTGGGCTCAGGGAGGGGACACTGGGTGGGAAAACAGACACTCCGACAAATGACATAGGAAGCCAGAGATAATATATACACTGATGAGTGAtaagggaagtggaaacacatagTTACATAGCAGAAACAAATTAGAACAAAACGGGATGCAAAGCTAGACACAGTGCACATGAAACAACGATTaactaaataaaacaggaagtagcatGATCACGCAAGCTTGACATTAGGATAGAGATAAGCAAACCCAGGAACACACGACAGGCTGAGGAGACAAGGatgaaacaaagagaagaagtaagggagacaaaaaaaagagacacgACTAAGATgcagagcgagagaaagagagacacagAAACAGATACATAAACATGGAGACAGGACACTGAGGACTAGATAGAGAGGAAAACGCTGAAGTAAAGTAAGCAACCTAAATTACTGAATCACTAGAGATAAAAAATACTCAAAACCACATAAGCAcaagaaaactaaactgggaaacacAATCCACTATTCAAGATCAGTGATTTTGAATTTAAGAATGTGGTAGCTTATTGTAAACAAAATGGAAGTGGAGGGAAAATCTTGTGTGGTTCTCTGGTTTGCTGGTTTAAAGTCATTAGTTTAATTGTCATGAAAGGTCATGTGTAAAAACGAGAACCTGTGGTGGGGTTTCAGTTGcccttttcccccttttttttcaaGCCAAAAAAAAAGGTGGTTACAGCACaccaaataaaaatcaaattttcattcaaatgcaaTTTTTGTacagcagagagacagagggagactTCACAGTACAGTACCGCAGCGTGTATTTTCACTGTACTCATACAAAAGATATAACTGACCAATAAATGCTCTGCATGCCTCTAAATTGCACGGCACATTTGGGTGCAGTTGTGTCCCGGATACTGTActcatggtaaatggtaaacggactggttccctttttttcagtgtatttctgtttttatattactgtgaagcactttgtgttttttatcctgtgaagagtgctatataaataaattgaattaaatatatagtgcttttctactctacctaaTTTCCTTGTAACTAAAACTGATTCTAAAGTACAATTTCACTAACACATCGACACACGTTATTTTGCAGAGGCTGTAGCAGCTGCTGTAATCTtcacattttgactttttacTCAAAATAGTATTTCGAGTTTAATCTTTTCGACTTCATTCtaaaaatgatcaataatatgtttttttcttaatgtggtcCTAATATTCCTTCATAGGGGTAAAGAGGGCTGATGTTGATGATAATGTTGTGACATattattcagtttaattcagttttatttatacagaacctaatcacaacaacagttaagGTGCTCGAGGTGCTTTGTATTGGAAGGTAAAGAGcctacaataatgcagagaaaacaaaaaacaacaacaataacaacaatcaAACCACCTCCTATGAGCATGCGCTTTGGTGACAATGGAAAGGAAAAACCTTTTAACTGGAAGGAACCCCcagcaaaaccaggctcagggaggggcagctatCTGCAGTGACCTATTGGGGTGAGGGGGGGatgacaggacaaagacatgctatGGAAGAGAGCCAGTGACTAATTATAACTAGtgagtggggggaaaaaatggtgagagaagaagaaacactcagtgtatcatgggaatcccccagcagcctcgACCTTttacagcataactaagggaggttTCAGGGTCCCCCAATTCAGCCCTaaatatatgctttatcaaaaagaaacattttaagcctaatcttaaaagtagagatagtgtctgtctctggAATGCAAACTGGgcgctggttccacagaagaggggcctgaaagctgaagtcTGTGCCtgtcattctacttttaaatattctaggaCCCACAAGTAAACCTGAAGTCTGAGCGCAAGTGGTGTAacggggtgatatggtactataaggtctttCAGATAAGCTAGTCCAGCCTAGaaatgaaattcaaattttcattaaaatgctATTTTTGTACAGCTTAAAGAAACCCAGTTATAACAGTGATTCCACTTCccagcagagagacagagagatctCACAGtagagtacagtacagtactgCAGTGTGTATTTTCACTGTACTCATAAATACAGTATAACTGACCAATAAACGCTCTGCATGCCTCTAAATTGCAAAGCACATTTGGGTGCAGTTGTGCCCTGGGCACTGTAttcatggtaaatggtaaatagactggttcctagcgcttttctactctaccagAGCACTTTGTAAAACTttcctcattcacccattcacaccccgaggtgctttctatctaacatttacACATGTTCATGCTCCAGTGGATACATCGGACAGCAACTTGGGTTTAGtagcccaaggatatttggcatgagCACTGGAGCTCGAATCACTGATCGAatcaccaaccttccgattagtcTATGACATGCTCTACCTCATGAGTCACCACTACATTCATCAGGTATTCATGAGACTTCGAGGTCCTAACATCCTATCCTAACTGGATAAAAAGGTGCTGGTTGATAAGCCAGGCCGCAACATCTATACCAGTTAACTTTCTCTCCCTAAACCTATTCTGTCTTACCATTCTTTAGCTGTTGAGAAGAAACCACACCACACTACCACAAAGATATTATGTGCTAATTAATAAGCTCCtcggaaatatatatatatttttaactttGAATAGATTTAGAATAGCTGTTTCCCTTTCAGTATTTATCCCAAGCTAACCAGCCATCAACTAGAGAGTGGAATCAGTTTCTTGACAAGACAAAATGTCAGACCTCCTAAGCTGCCTGGTCAGAACTTTGGTTTGCACCAAAAAGTAAACATGGAAAGCTGGAGACATGACTAGTTTTAATTTCACCCAGAAGATTGGTTTgaattttttgtttcttgttttttgttccaGCTATGTATCCGCCTGTCATGGCACCCCAAGCCAACATGTTTGGCAATGTCCCAGGCTATGAAGGCACTGTGCCAGGAGGAGGTAAGAAAAGCCCGGTTCACATAATTCCTCACATTAATGCTGTTGCTGGTACTTGAAAATTTGTCATTGATGCAGGAGGTTTCCTGCCCCCTCCCATGCCCATGGAGCCGGTAGCCCCACCCCAACCCGGCCCTGAAAATCCTGAATGGAGGTACGACATATTACCTGTTTTTCTGTGCTGCTCACCAACCAGTAGAATTTTCTGGTTTAACACAAAGTTTATGTGTTTTGTAGCATCCCCTCTCTTTCTGAGGATGAGGCTCGTAAGGCATTCAAGGAATTTGTGTCATCTCATTGCTGCTACAGTGACGCTCCGGTCACTGAGGGAGAAATCACCTCCATGGAGCCATTCAACACATTTAGGGTGATTAAATGTTCCCTTTTTATAATGCTGTGAGCATCAGTGATGCTGAGGACTGAGTTACCTCCATATCTGCCTTTACTATCTTGATCAGTCTACTAAAGAGGTCTGGTTTGAACCGGTTTTAttcagtttaaatgttttttccaaATATTTGACCAAAGGACATAATTGAATGATAATGAACTGTTGAAAAATTAACATgtgtaatgattttttttctcagaaacctGAGGGCTTTAAGTAAGTGTCCAAACCTACTGAAGCAGTAGTTTGCCAACCCATGGCAGCAAATAATTGTGCAGTTTTGTGGGTTTGACAGTTTATTTCATTACAAATCTTCAGGGCTGTTGCAAGTGGTCAAAAACTACACTGTAGATTAGTCTTACAGCAGGATTTGTTATGCAGTAATGCACACCACGCTGTTACTAGTAAGCTAACATCAGTTATTTCTACCTACAGTTTTATGCTAACGACAACCATTCATAATATTTTTTGTTACAAAATATTTTCACCCTAACTTGTTtccctcttgttttttttttaatttacatgtgCATTAATACAACTTCATCCTGATCCAGAAACACACTGAAGGCTCACAAAGTTCGTTGTACGTTGACAGGGGAATCTTATCATCACATCCAGTTTCTCTTGGTAAAGTCAGTTTTCTGTTCCTTAGTACCGTCTAGAGACGTTCACTGAGTCCAGGTCAACTGAGTGGGCCCAGAAACCATATGAaggtaaaaacacattttcattttattcaatCCAGAACAATTTACAGGCAGTCGagaaacaggtaaaaaaaaatccctgaactaaaaaggaaaaatagggaAAATCACAGCTAGTGGGGCGActcaataataaatacacaagATAATGAGGGAAGAGGAAACGGGAGGAggatacaaaaacaaactaattaCAGAAAACTGAACAAGGGAAGGAAACTAAATACCACAACTATTCCACTACAGGGAACAGATACATGAATATAATTCAAAACAATACCAAGATTTACTAAAAAAACTCAAAGTCACTTTCTAACAGACCCAGGACCATAACAGAAACTACATGGAAAAATGCCACTGCAAAATTTCCCGTGTTGAATTGACACTAGAAAGTGTCTATATAGGTCCACTCTTTTGAGtgttaaatgaacatttttgacAGTGTGATATTTTTAACAGTAACCTAGTCAGTTTTAAAGGTTCGCAATGACTAACACTGAGCAGTGCTGATTTTCCAACACtggaaaataactcaaaatgctAGTAATATTCCAGTGTTAGGAAATCAGCACTGCTCAACGTCATTGTTAATCTTTAAAACTGACTAGGTTactgttaaaaatataacactgtcaaaaatgtttaacACTCAAAAGAGTGGACCTATATAGACACTTTCTAGTGTCAATTCAACACTGGAGAAACACACTTGCTTCTGCTTTCATTACAACGAATTCCTCTTTTGGTCATCGTTGCCTAATCCTACTCGCAATAGAGTAACTTACCTAAacatcagtttgtttgttttttgactgTCACTTGCTGTGAGCTCTTGTATAATTAATAGGTGAGCCTGCTGACTTTTACACCCAGCCCGCTCCACAACCGTGGGAGGTCCAGGCCACGCCCCCCAATCTCTTCAGTGACCATAAAGTGAAGATCCGGGTGCCATACACGTCCTCTGTCAAGGTGACTGAATAACAGAAGCAATCTATCAAAGTGCTGGTTTTAGCTTTAAGAGGGCTGACACAACTTTCATTATGTAAATCGAATCCCCCCCCCATCACTGCACATGTATTAAGTACCACAGTAGCTTTGAAAACGTTTTTAAGGTCTAAGGAATAGATTTCAGTGGTCCTTACATGAACTTAAGGAATTATCATGCTTCCAAAGGTTTCATTGGGTTGCTAGTTGTCCATGGGATTTTtctagagcttttttttttttttttaatgcattgaGCTGGCTCAAGTAATGGTTGGATATATAGGCACAGTAAAGCTGTCAGGGAACCTTGAAAAGATGTCAGCAGCCCTTTGTGAATTAAAGTTGTCAAATCTGAAGATGTTCCATGGGTTTGACAGGGTCTTGAAAGGACCGGAGGTTGTTTCTTGGGTTACCGATAGTGTTCAAGGGTTCTCAATACAGCAGTTCTTCAAGACATTTCAGCAGTATCATGATTGTATGTGAAAATGACCCAAATGCAGAGTCAAAGGAGAGGATTAATAAACAATCTTTTTTTTCGGCAGTGTAGAACCCCAAGGCTAAATCAACAGAACAACGATGTTTGtcgatcattgtcctgctggagCACCCAGCATTTCAATCATGTAGCTGTTGTTTTGAGATGAATTTGAAGAATTTGCTACCTCCACCATCTTTAACAGCTGGTACATTTAGGTTTGAATGCCTCACCTTTACTAATCCAAACATACTTCTTGTCATTGTGCCCACatagctctttttcttttctcatttgacTATAAAAAACTTTTTCTGAGCATATGCAAACTCCTACCACAACTTTATTTGCAGTTTTGATTTAGCTTGATCTCTGATTAGAAGTTAAACTGTTAACATGGAATGTGTGTGAAGGTTCTAAGGAGAAGTGTCTGTCAGTGTGACAATAATCTTATTATtaacttttttgtgtgtatgtgtgtgtgtttttaggaATGCAACACCTGCCATGCAACAGGTATAGAGCAATGCACTGAGTGCAATGGAAGTGGAAAAGTAAGAAAACTCTCAACAATGCATAATAATTGCTGACAGGAAAAATCTGGtggtaatgttaaaaaaaaaatgcttatttgTGTCTTTGTAGAAATCTTGCTGGGTGTGTAATGGCACTGGAGTGAAGTTGGATGCAGCCTGTAGTCACTGCAATGGCACAGGCAAAGAAAGGTACTACTTTTTTCAGAACAAAACTATGCATACAACATTACCATAAATAAAAAGGCAATTATTACTTCAGAATATGAGTACATGTTTTTAGAGCAAATCAATCCAATGCAGTAAACtcgagattttttttttttaaaaagggaccAAAACAGCCAGGTTTTCTGTTTATGCATGCAAACCATTAATAATATATCTAGTTagccattcattcattcattagcCATTCAAGTGCAATCATTACCAGACTTTccattcttttttcttctctttttaaaatttaggtGATATAAATAACTGTGACTATAGATAACACAGGGATGATGAGTTTCTGTTAAGGTTGAGCCATATCTTCCTATCTGCAATAATAAGTGTATAAATTTATACGTGATTAAGAAAGCAAGAATATCAAAATCAATGATACTACGTGGCCTAGTGTACTCCACAACAAGATAATTCCAGAAAATGTCTGAGAGTGACAGTAGTGTGTCAGCCTCAAATGATGACTTCATACCTAAAAAGGGAGCTACAAGAGGGCAGACCAACAGCAAAGCACCACACTTTTCAAAATATTCAAGAAAACTGTTCCTGCTAAAAGTGGAAACAAGAAGTTTGTTGAGTACAACAAAGCTGTGAAAGCACAAGTGGACGTGACATTAGCACTGgtccccccccacacacacacaaccacgaAAACAATTCTTGAACCAGAGTGTGCTCCTGTGTGCAGAGCAGATGCATCTTGTCTGCAGTGCAACCAGCAATAAAATCAAAAGAACCAACAACTGACTTTTCACATCTTTGTCATCCCACACTactatatctgtgtgtgtgtgtgtgtgtatatatattttatatatatatgtgtaaggGGTTTGATCATTAAAGactgaaatggtaaatggcctgtatttgtatagcgctttactagtccctaaggaccccaaagcgctttacacatccagtcatccacccactcacacacattcactggtaaaggcaagctacattgtagccacagccaccctggggcgcactgacagaggcgaggctgccgaacactggcgccaccgggctcTCTGACCACCAgggacacaatgaccgagactgtccaagctggggctcgaaccagcaaccttccgattacaaggcgaactcccaactcttgagccacgatcgcccaatAACAtactgttgttgctgtttgttgCTTCAGGGACAGAATGATATCTAGCACTACAGACTTGCCTGATGAATACATGAGCAGAGATGGTCACACCACAATCATCTGTGTCCTCTATCTGCATCCCACAATAACtaaattttgatttaaaaaaaaaaaatctttttattttattttaaaagacgTGAAGGATGGAATCTGTTAAATTATGTTCTGGAGGATGTGAAGATAAGCAGCAATATTAACAGAATAAGCGTACACATACtcacaaaataataaatgaaatacagaaatattagaattaaaaaaataaataaatctgatctAAGGAAGCAAGAATGGTCCAAAcctttcctgccaggtaaatccAGGTAAATCTAGAAAAGCACCTCCCAAAGATGATTTTAGATTATTACAAAGCTGATTTCaattcacatttaaaaactCTTATTCGATTCAGGCTTGGCTTTAGGAACAGTTGAGTCTTGAAGAAATGAGTTTTGGAATAAGAATTATTTGGATGATGTATGTTCATGGATGTATGATTCAAGACTGATGTTTGCTGATGACAGCTTATCGATACAAATGACGATGCAGAGGTGATTGACATCCTCTGTGACATTTACTGCATTGCCAGGCCATATGGACTCTAAATTTAAACGCATTGATTTGATAGTTCAAAAATCAGATCACAGATTACATCCACAGCAGAATGGG is a window from the Pelmatolapia mariae isolate MD_Pm_ZW linkage group LG5, Pm_UMD_F_2, whole genome shotgun sequence genome containing:
- the LOC134626991 gene encoding protein SSUH2 homolog → MNSAAMYPPVMAPQANMFGNVPGYEGTVPGGGGFLPPPMPMEPVAPPQPGPENPEWSIPSLSEDEARKAFKEFVSSHCCYSDAPVTEGEITSMEPFNTFRYRLETFTESRSTEWAQKPYEGEPADFYTQPAPQPWEVQATPPNLFSDHKVKIRVPYTSSVKECNTCHATGIEQCTECNGSGKKSCWVCNGTGVKLDAACSHCNGTGKESCSNCNGRGKNECQTCKGKRQLLTYIELKVEWKNNVEDHVVEHNSGLKTDKLCSVNGKELFKNSQNLVYPLFGFPNPGVSQASDRLIKEHQTKYGQTSRILQQRQTVELIPITRVNYKWKDNTHAYYVYGNEHKVNADDYPATCCCVIL